atgattctatcatgaggtaccttttgatagatgaaggttgacatagtcgataatttaTAAGTCCCCTCATTAACGACCtgcggacgtgatatgaacttGCCCACattgatggatggtccacaataaatagttgatttgcttaataatatactgctcaaagaagaaaattaaaattcggtGATAGTGTCCGCCTTGAtagtgtggcgtaactaccactataaatattaaataccaattcactagtatataagacatgttaacatgattctatcatgaggtaccttttgatagatgaaggttgacatagtcgataatttcGATTCCccacatactttttaaaaacacaatataaagaagtatttaaatatttttggttaataGAAGTAAGGCGATTGAAAAAACAATCATTTACGACATGTTGAACAGAACAATCgtatttacctttttaaaaaaagtgggaaaaaagtgattttatgtttttgatttcAGACATTCTGTGAAGCTGACGTAAAGGAATCTcgtaatatcataaataaaagaaggtAATTATATTGGCAACTACCACTCTTTTGGaaaacaacaaattttcaaatttcatagtttgttttttttatttctttttcagactGAATGATTTCGCATCAAAATCTTCTGCATTCCACGAAACATTTCATTGTGAATCTTCTACACCTTTTGATTGTTCAACATTTGTACCATAATCACTTTTGTAATtagattgttttcttttttttaattgaataaaatttatggagATTCAGGAAAGAatcatgcaaattttgcacATCTCTCCCTTAAGCAaccaaatttcttaaaatttcaaaacaaaaatttagattaaattattttttatttcaagctaGCTGAATACCCTTTCTTCGCACGgggtgtataaaaaaataagcaaagaaaCAATACGAAATCATGCTCAGAACTGAAAAGCGTTAAAATTAAAGGGCTTggtggaagaaccaggtaagtgaaatttttagggGTATTAATGAATCAGAGAATATAACAGAAAATGGTTCCATCAATATCGGCATGTTCGATATTACAGATCCTGTTTTTGTCTTCACTTTAACCTTAACA
The Parasteatoda tepidariorum isolate YZ-2023 unplaced genomic scaffold, CAS_Ptep_4.0 HiC_scaffold_2991, whole genome shotgun sequence genome window above contains:
- the LOC107447657 gene encoding uncharacterized protein (The sequence of the model RefSeq protein was modified relative to this genomic sequence to represent the inferred CDS: added 23 bases not found in genome assembly), which codes for MAYESFKRSRSSFPDVILPGITKNQMFFIIYAQTFCEADVKESRNIINKRRLNDFASKSSAFHETFHCESSTPFDCSTFVP